GGCCTCCGGGCTGACCCGGACACCGCCCACCTTGACCTGGAAGTCGTCACGCCCGACGAGGGTCAACGCGCCCTCGCTGTCGCGCCGGACCAGATCGCCGGTCCGGAACCAGACCGGCTCCGAGCTGCCCGGCGCGGGACGTACGAACCGGTCGTCGGGGTCCTCCGCGCCCAGGTACCCGTCCGCCTGGAACGGGGTGTGCACCAGCAGTTCGCCGGTGCCGGGGCCGTCCAGTTCCCGGCCGCCGCCGCCGACCAGCCGGACGCGGGCACCCGGCAGCGGGCTGCCCAGCGGCAGCGTCTCCAGGTCGGCCGCCTCCCGTGCGCCGCACGAGTACAGCAGGCTGTCGTTGGTCTCCGTGCAGCCGTACACGTTGTGGAACTCGGCCCGGGGAAAGAGCCGGGCCAGCCGGGCGCGCAGGGAACGCGGGGTGTGCTCGCCGGTGAGCAGCACATGGCGGACCGAGGTGAAGGGCGCCGCGTCCGTCCCGGCCCCGGCCAGCGGGCGCAGCAGCGTGGGCACCGCCTGGACGACCTCGGGCCGTGTCTGCCTGAGCAGCCGCACCGCGTAACGCGGGTCGGCGGCCAGGCCGGGGTCCACCGGGATCACACAGCCGCCGTGCCGCAGGGTCGCCCAGACGTCGAACAGGCTGAGGTCGAAGTTCAGCGGGGCGTAGCTGAGCACCCGGTGGCCCGCGCCGAGCGGGAAGGCGCTCCCGGCCCAGCGGGTGAAGCGGTCCAGCGCGGCGCGGCTCAGACGGACGGTCTTCGGCAGTTTCGTCGAGCCCGAGGTGGTGAGCAGCAGCGCGGCGCCGGGTGACGCCGGCCGGGCGGGCCCCGGGATCGCTTCGAGTGCGGCGTCCCCGTCCGTGCCCGGCACCAGCAGGCCGCCGCAGCCCGCCCGTTCCGCCAGCCGGGCCGCGACCGGCCGGCCCAGGTCGGGGGAGAGCAGCAGCACGGTCCGCCGGGCGAGCAGACAGGCCAGCACCAGGGCGAGTGACGTGGGGGACTTCACCGCGCGGACCGCGACCGGGGCGTCCCCGCGGAGGTCCGGCGCGGCGAGCCGGACGGCGGCCGTGTCCGCGAGAGCGGCCAGTTCGCCGTAGGTGAGCGTGGTGCCGTTCCACAGCAGCGCCGGGGCGCCGGGTGCGCGTCGGCCGTGCGCGAGAATGTCCTGCGCGAGAGAATCGAGCATGATGCCCGTACCGCCCATTCATGGATTCTTCCGGGGCAGCCGCCCGCCGCTGAGGCGGTGGTCGCAGCCGGTACTTTCCTCTTGTGTGGCTTCTGGTATTCGACACCGGGTCAATGACGGATTGCCGGTGTCGCAGAATTTCTCTCCGGAACGGAGCACCAATACGGTTCCGCGGGAAACACGTGGCTCCCCCCATTCGTGAATCGACGGTTTGGCCTGCACGATGTACGGATGCTCCGCCTCTGTAATGCGTGGGCGAAGAGCCTCAAACGGAATGGCCGTTCACAGGGCCGCCAGGCTTTCGCGCAGCGTGTCCAGGCCCATGGCGCCCAGACCCAGCGCGTGGCTGTGGAACGCCCTGGAATCGAACGCCGGGCCATGGCGGCGGCGGGCCTCGTCGCGGGAGGCGCACCACACCCGCTCGCCGAGCTTGTACGAGGGGGCCTGGCCCGGCCAGCCCAGGTAACGGTCGATCTCCTCGT
This sequence is a window from Streptomyces ortus. Protein-coding genes within it:
- a CDS encoding AMP-binding protein — its product is MGGTGIMLDSLAQDILAHGRRAPGAPALLWNGTTLTYGELAALADTAAVRLAAPDLRGDAPVAVRAVKSPTSLALVLACLLARRTVLLLSPDLGRPVAARLAERAGCGGLLVPGTDGDAALEAIPGPARPASPGAALLLTTSGSTKLPKTVRLSRAALDRFTRWAGSAFPLGAGHRVLSYAPLNFDLSLFDVWATLRHGGCVIPVDPGLAADPRYAVRLLRQTRPEVVQAVPTLLRPLAGAGTDAAPFTSVRHVLLTGEHTPRSLRARLARLFPRAEFHNVYGCTETNDSLLYSCGAREAADLETLPLGSPLPGARVRLVGGGGRELDGPGTGELLVHTPFQADGYLGAEDPDDRFVRPAPGSSEPVWFRTGDLVRRDSEGALTLVGRDDFQVKVGGVRVSPEAVEQVAQSHPEVLEAAVVALAAPGPGTRLHALVRVAPDCAVTGLQLLTHCSAWLPRAAVPTVHLTREPLPTGLTGKVDRAQVRSVIAARHHARSNRPTQPESSA